The Hyphomicrobiales bacterium genome has a window encoding:
- the dnaA gene encoding Chromosomal replication initiator protein DnaA — protein MFERQELSDTVETASVVVMAAEDVAGVGLEEVSVQDAWERVRRRLRAELGEDVFSSWFGRLELAGIVEGVAYLTVPTRFLKSWLEAHYAERLRVNCMAELPAPNGVMLSVRPVSREASAAPRPEAALRARPLAAAPVPAAAEASKPAMASGAQPCEADAVDACGTALDKRMSFQSFVVGKSNQLAFAAAERIAAAPAGQSPYNPLYLHAGVGLGKTHLLQAIAQEARRQGKRVAYFTADRFMYGFVAALKSQTALAFKEKLRGIDLLVVDDVQFIQGKSIQQEFGHTINALLDAGKQIVVAGDRLAGELEALDERIRSRLGGGLVVEVGELDEALRVKILATRMDALQGAHPNFQVSPDVVAYVARVVTTNGRDLDGAANRLLAHATLSGQLVTLETAEAAIRDLVRTREPRRVKIEDIQKLVATRYNVSRADILSERRTAAVVKPRQIAMYLSKALTPRSLPEIGRRFGGRDHTTVLHAVRKIEKAISEDRSLHDEVDLLKRMLQE, from the coding sequence ATGTTCGAGCGACAGGAACTCAGCGATACGGTCGAAACAGCGTCGGTGGTTGTGATGGCAGCGGAGGATGTCGCCGGGGTCGGACTCGAAGAGGTCTCGGTTCAGGACGCCTGGGAGCGCGTTCGCCGGCGCTTGCGCGCCGAGCTGGGCGAGGACGTCTTCTCGAGCTGGTTCGGCCGGCTGGAGCTTGCCGGCATCGTCGAGGGCGTGGCCTACCTCACCGTCCCGACTCGCTTCCTGAAGAGCTGGCTCGAGGCGCACTACGCCGAGCGGCTCCGCGTGAACTGCATGGCCGAGCTGCCGGCCCCCAACGGGGTCATGCTCTCCGTGCGCCCTGTCTCCCGGGAAGCTTCGGCCGCGCCGCGCCCGGAAGCGGCCCTGCGCGCCCGCCCGCTGGCGGCAGCCCCCGTTCCCGCCGCGGCGGAAGCCAGCAAGCCGGCCATGGCGAGCGGCGCCCAGCCTTGCGAGGCCGATGCGGTCGATGCCTGCGGCACGGCGCTCGACAAGCGCATGAGCTTCCAGAGCTTCGTCGTCGGCAAGTCGAACCAGCTCGCCTTCGCCGCGGCCGAGCGCATCGCGGCGGCCCCGGCGGGCCAGAGCCCCTATAACCCGCTCTACCTTCATGCCGGCGTCGGCCTCGGCAAGACGCATCTCCTGCAGGCGATCGCGCAGGAAGCGCGCCGCCAGGGCAAGCGCGTCGCCTATTTCACCGCCGATCGCTTCATGTACGGCTTCGTCGCCGCACTGAAATCGCAGACCGCGCTCGCCTTCAAGGAGAAGCTGCGCGGCATCGACCTGCTCGTCGTCGACGACGTGCAGTTCATCCAGGGCAAGTCGATCCAGCAGGAATTCGGGCACACGATCAACGCGCTGCTCGACGCCGGCAAGCAGATCGTCGTCGCCGGCGATCGTCTCGCCGGGGAGCTCGAGGCGCTCGACGAGCGCATCCGCTCGCGGCTCGGCGGCGGCCTCGTCGTCGAGGTCGGCGAACTCGACGAGGCGCTGCGCGTCAAGATCCTGGCGACCCGCATGGACGCACTCCAGGGCGCGCATCCAAACTTCCAGGTCAGCCCCGACGTCGTCGCCTATGTCGCCCGCGTCGTGACCACCAATGGCCGCGATCTCGACGGTGCCGCGAACCGCCTGCTCGCCCATGCGACGCTCTCGGGCCAGCTCGTGACGCTGGAGACGGCCGAAGCCGCGATCCGCGATCTGGTGCGGACGCGCGAGCCGCGCCGCGTCAAGATCGAGGACATCCAGAAGCTCGTCGCGACGCGCTACAATGTCAGTCGCGCCGACATTCTGTCGGAACGCCGCACCGCCGCGGTGGTGAAGCCACGCCAGATCGCGATGTATCTCTCGAAGGCGCTGACCCCGCGCTCGCTGCCCGAGATCGGCCGCCGCTTCGGCGGGCGCGACCACACCACGGTGCTGCATGCCGTGCGCAAGATCGAGAAGGCGATCAGCGAGGACCGCTCGCTGCATGACGAGGTCGATCTGCTGAAGCGCATGCTGCAGGAGTGA
- the dnaN gene encoding beta sliding clamp, producing the protein MKVTVERSTLLKSLGHVHRVVERRNTIPILSNLLLSASESGLRLKATDLDIEVVESIPAEAPEPGATTVPAHTLYDIVRKLPDGAQVSLETTGDSGLVLRSGRSRFQLQTLPESDFPDITAGEMAHRFVLPAGELKRLIDKTQFAISTEETRYYLNGIYLHTIDVEGRPVLRAVATDGHRLARVDTAAPQGSVGMPGVIVPRKAVAEIQKLLEDGESEVAVELSGSKIRVATASVVLTSKLIDGTFPDYQRVIPSGNDKRLTVDKGDFAASVDRVSTISSERGRAVKLSMAEGRMTLSVTNPDSGSATEEIEVDYEASPLDIGFNARYLMDIAAQLDGDTALLKLADPGSPTVIQDREGASALYVLMPMRV; encoded by the coding sequence ATGAAGGTCACGGTCGAACGTTCCACGCTGCTCAAGTCGCTCGGCCACGTCCATCGCGTGGTTGAGCGCCGCAATACGATCCCGATCCTGTCGAACCTGCTGCTCAGCGCCTCCGAAAGCGGCCTGCGGCTCAAGGCGACCGATCTCGATATCGAGGTGGTGGAGTCGATCCCCGCCGAGGCGCCCGAGCCCGGCGCCACGACCGTTCCGGCCCATACTCTCTACGACATCGTCCGCAAATTGCCCGATGGCGCCCAGGTCTCGCTGGAGACGACCGGCGACAGCGGCCTCGTGCTGCGCTCGGGCCGCTCGCGCTTCCAGCTCCAGACGCTGCCCGAGAGCGATTTCCCCGACATCACCGCCGGCGAGATGGCGCATCGTTTCGTGCTGCCGGCCGGCGAACTGAAGCGCCTGATCGACAAGACCCAGTTCGCGATCTCCACCGAGGAGACGCGCTACTATCTCAACGGCATCTATCTCCACACCATCGACGTCGAGGGCCGCCCGGTGCTGCGCGCCGTCGCGACGGACGGCCACCGGCTCGCCCGCGTCGATACGGCCGCTCCGCAGGGCTCGGTCGGCATGCCCGGCGTGATCGTGCCGCGCAAGGCCGTGGCCGAGATCCAGAAGCTGCTGGAAGACGGCGAGAGCGAGGTCGCGGTCGAACTGTCCGGTTCGAAGATCCGTGTCGCCACGGCCAGCGTCGTGCTGACCTCGAAACTGATCGACGGCACCTTCCCCGACTATCAGCGCGTCATCCCGAGCGGGAACGACAAGCGCCTCACCGTCGACAAGGGCGATTTCGCGGCTAGCGTCGATCGCGTCTCGACGATCTCGTCGGAGCGCGGCCGCGCCGTGAAGCTCTCGATGGCCGAAGGACGCATGACGCTCTCCGTCACCAACCCGGATTCGGGCTCGGCGACCGAGGAGATCGAGGTCGATTATGAGGCGAGCCCGCTCGATATCGGCTTCAACGCCCGCTACCTGATGGACATCGCCGCCCAGCTCGACGGCGACACCGCCCTGCTCAAGCTCGCCGATCCCGGCTCGCCGACCGTGATCCAGGACCGCGAAGGCGCCTCCGCGCTCTATGTGCTGATGCCGATGCGCGTCTGA
- the recF gene encoding DNA replication and repair protein RecF has translation MTAVARLILQDFRSYEALDLPVEGQIVALIGENGAGKTNILEALSLFTPGRGLRRAEITAMARQGGDGSFAASITLAEEAGRLGIGLGPLDAEGRRPRLARIDGATVGSALAFSDYLRVVWLTPDLDGLFRGAAGDRRRFLDRLVLAIDPGHATRSNALERALRSRNRILEESPGQSQWLDAVEREVAELGVAVAAARAETVARLSAIIAETRDETSPFPFADIALSGEIDALVARLPAVDAEDAYRDLLRQSRHRDRAAGRTLTGPQASDLDVRHGPKDIPAGQGSTGEQKALLIGLVLAHARLVAAMSGIAPLVLLDEIAAHLDPRRRAALYEGLTGLGCQVWMTGADAALFGDLPAGAQRVRVEQGRAITE, from the coding sequence GTGACGGCCGTCGCGCGCCTGATCCTGCAGGATTTCCGTTCCTATGAGGCCCTCGATCTCCCGGTCGAGGGCCAAATCGTTGCCCTGATCGGCGAGAACGGAGCCGGCAAGACCAATATCCTCGAAGCGCTCTCGTTGTTCACGCCGGGACGCGGCCTGCGCCGCGCCGAGATCACAGCCATGGCGCGGCAGGGCGGCGACGGTTCCTTCGCGGCCTCGATCACGCTCGCCGAGGAGGCGGGGCGGCTCGGCATCGGGCTCGGACCGCTCGATGCGGAGGGCCGCCGGCCACGGCTTGCCCGCATCGACGGCGCGACCGTCGGCTCGGCCCTCGCCTTCAGCGATTATCTACGCGTCGTCTGGCTGACGCCCGATCTCGACGGGCTGTTCCGTGGCGCAGCCGGCGACCGGCGCCGCTTCCTCGACCGGCTGGTGCTGGCGATCGACCCGGGCCATGCGACCCGCTCGAACGCGCTGGAGCGGGCGCTGCGCTCGCGCAACCGCATCCTAGAGGAGAGTCCGGGACAGAGCCAATGGCTCGACGCGGTCGAGCGCGAGGTCGCCGAGCTCGGCGTCGCGGTCGCGGCCGCACGCGCCGAGACGGTGGCACGCCTCTCCGCAATCATCGCCGAGACGCGCGACGAGACCTCGCCCTTCCCCTTTGCCGATATCGCCCTTTCGGGCGAGATCGACGCGCTCGTCGCCCGCCTGCCCGCCGTCGATGCGGAGGACGCCTATCGCGACCTGCTGCGGCAAAGCCGCCATCGCGACCGGGCGGCCGGGCGCACGCTGACGGGACCGCAGGCCTCCGATCTGGACGTCCGGCACGGGCCGAAGGACATTCCGGCCGGACAAGGCTCGACCGGCGAGCAGAAGGCGCTGCTGATCGGACTTGTTCTGGCGCATGCCAGGCTGGTCGCGGCGATGAGCGGCATCGCGCCGCTCGTCCTGCTCGACGAGATCGCCGCCCATCTCGATCCACGCCGCCGCGCGGCGCTCTATGAGGGGCTGACGGGGTTGGGCTGCCAGGTCTGGATGACCGGCGCCGACGCGGCCCTGTTCGGCGACCTGCCGGCCGGCGCGCAGCGCGTCAGGGTGGAACAAGGCCGGGCGATCACCGAATAG
- the recQ gene encoding ATP-dependent DNA helicase RecQ → MSQPRESDARAILKSVWGYDDFRPGQWEVIEAALSGRDVFAVMPTGSGKSMCYQLPALVAGGLTLVVSPLIALMRDQVGQLVRAGVAAASLNSMNSEEEAAQAWDRLNSGELRLLFVSPERLAGEGLVSRLKRLGVTRLAIDEAHCVSQWGHDFRPEYRLLAKTREALGDVPVTALTATADRQTQADIAAQLFPQPPQMVVHSFDRPNLKLAFAPKEQPRRQIDDFLRRHRNGSGIVYCSSRSKTERLAEGLREKGWNALAYHAGLEQAERNRNQDVFLQEDGVVVCATIAFGMGINKPDVRFVVHADMPGSIEGYYQEIGRAGRDGLPADTLTLYGVDDMALRRRQIDEKPIDDERRRIEHKRLNAMIDLCENALCRRSALLAYFGEETPPCRHGQAPFRCDLCGAEAAALQDATLDARKLLSAVIRSGERYGAGHLADILTGTTTEAIRRQNHDGLKTFGVGSDKPKAAWMGLTRKLFAAGALAEASAEHGGFCLTPRGEDILFGREAIALRADPFAEKRSRRGEREAARADGLDEGTAALFEHLRKLRLQLAREEGVAAYIIFTDRTLIAMARERPLGLDEMRAIEGVGERKLAQYGEAFLEAIAGFPG, encoded by the coding sequence ATGTCGCAACCCCGCGAATCAGACGCCCGCGCGATCCTCAAATCCGTGTGGGGCTACGATGATTTCCGCCCCGGCCAGTGGGAGGTGATCGAGGCTGCACTCAGCGGGCGCGACGTCTTCGCGGTGATGCCGACGGGCTCCGGCAAATCGATGTGCTATCAGCTGCCGGCGCTGGTCGCGGGCGGCCTGACACTCGTCGTCTCGCCCTTGATCGCCCTGATGCGCGACCAGGTCGGCCAGCTCGTGCGGGCCGGCGTAGCGGCCGCCTCGCTCAACTCGATGAACAGCGAGGAGGAGGCGGCGCAGGCCTGGGATCGGCTCAATTCCGGGGAATTGCGCCTGCTCTTCGTCTCGCCCGAGCGGCTGGCCGGCGAGGGGCTGGTGTCGCGACTCAAACGCCTCGGCGTGACGCGGCTCGCCATCGACGAGGCGCATTGCGTCTCGCAATGGGGCCATGATTTCCGCCCGGAATACCGACTGCTCGCCAAGACGCGCGAAGCGCTCGGCGACGTGCCGGTGACGGCGCTGACCGCCACAGCCGACCGGCAGACCCAGGCCGATATCGCCGCCCAACTCTTCCCGCAACCGCCGCAGATGGTGGTGCATTCCTTCGACCGGCCGAATCTGAAGCTCGCCTTCGCGCCGAAGGAGCAGCCGCGCCGGCAGATCGACGATTTCCTGCGCCGGCACCGCAACGGCTCCGGCATCGTCTACTGCTCGTCGCGCAGCAAGACGGAGCGCCTCGCCGAGGGCCTGCGCGAGAAGGGGTGGAACGCACTCGCCTATCACGCCGGGCTGGAACAGGCGGAGCGTAACCGCAACCAGGACGTCTTCCTGCAGGAAGACGGCGTCGTCGTCTGCGCCACCATCGCCTTCGGCATGGGCATCAACAAGCCGGATGTGCGCTTCGTCGTCCATGCCGACATGCCGGGCTCGATCGAGGGCTATTATCAGGAGATCGGCCGTGCCGGACGCGACGGACTGCCCGCCGATACGCTCACGCTCTACGGCGTCGACGACATGGCGCTGCGCCGTCGCCAGATCGACGAGAAGCCGATCGACGACGAGCGCAGGCGCATCGAGCACAAGCGGCTCAATGCCATGATCGATCTGTGCGAGAACGCGCTGTGCCGGCGCAGCGCGCTGCTGGCCTATTTCGGCGAGGAAACGCCACCTTGCCGGCATGGGCAGGCGCCGTTCCGCTGCGATCTCTGCGGCGCGGAAGCCGCGGCCCTTCAGGATGCAACACTCGATGCGCGGAAACTGCTCTCGGCCGTGATCCGGTCCGGCGAGCGATACGGCGCCGGCCATCTCGCCGACATCCTGACGGGGACGACGACGGAGGCCATCCGCCGCCAGAACCATGACGGACTGAAGACCTTCGGCGTCGGCTCCGACAAGCCGAAGGCCGCCTGGATGGGGCTGACGCGCAAGCTCTTCGCCGCCGGCGCTTTGGCCGAGGCCAGCGCCGAGCATGGCGGTTTCTGCCTGACGCCGAGGGGCGAGGACATCCTGTTCGGCCGCGAGGCGATCGCGCTCCGGGCCGATCCTTTCGCCGAGAAGCGCTCCCGCCGCGGGGAGCGCGAGGCGGCGCGCGCCGATGGGCTGGACGAAGGCACCGCCGCCCTGTTCGAGCATCTGCGCAAGCTCAGGCTCCAGCTGGCCCGGGAAGAGGGCGTCGCGGCCTACATCATCTTCACCGACCGCACGCTGATCGCGATGGCGCGCGAGCGGCCGCTCGGGCTCGACGAGATGCGCGCGATCGAGGGCGTAGGCGAACGCAAGCTCGCTCAATATGGCGAGGCTTTCCTCGAAGCCATCGCGGGCTTCCCCGGCTGA
- a CDS encoding GGDEF domain-containing protein — translation MDSIYETFADLVEHSDVLLALYDETDRLRLANDAFRRTFHLSPGETPSWTELMRRNHGAFKGTAIQAADLEAWLTSAQSRRGKTPFRAYETDLVDGRWLWMTETVRPNGWMLCIASEITDLRREERLLRQDLDLAMRAAQTDELTSTANRRFVFGRLEALINAAALIPDSALSICLFDIDLFKSINDRFGHQAGDMVLRHFTNLVHRVIRRTDCFGRIGGEEFMLVMPGSPSENALAFAGHLLAFARAAQPLPDRPAVNYTCSAGVAAYRPGDTAAALYGRADRALYRAKAEGRDRALLSTETLSATGRS, via the coding sequence ATGGACAGCATCTACGAAACATTCGCCGATCTGGTCGAACATTCGGACGTCCTGCTCGCCCTCTATGACGAGACCGATCGCCTGCGCCTGGCCAATGACGCCTTCCGGCGGACGTTTCATCTTTCGCCCGGCGAAACGCCGAGCTGGACCGAGCTGATGCGCCGCAATCACGGAGCCTTCAAAGGCACGGCGATCCAGGCGGCCGATCTCGAAGCCTGGCTGACCTCGGCCCAGTCGCGCCGCGGCAAGACGCCGTTCCGGGCTTATGAGACCGATCTCGTCGACGGGCGCTGGCTCTGGATGACGGAAACCGTCCGGCCCAATGGCTGGATGCTGTGCATCGCCAGCGAGATCACCGATCTGCGCCGCGAGGAGAGACTGCTCCGGCAGGACCTCGACCTCGCCATGCGCGCGGCCCAGACCGACGAACTCACCAGCACCGCCAATCGCCGCTTCGTCTTCGGCCGGCTGGAAGCGCTGATCAACGCCGCCGCGCTCATCCCCGACAGCGCGCTCAGCATCTGCCTGTTCGATATCGATCTGTTCAAGAGCATCAACGACCGCTTCGGCCATCAGGCCGGCGACATGGTGCTGCGCCATTTCACCAATCTCGTGCATCGCGTCATCCGGCGGACCGACTGCTTCGGCCGGATCGGCGGCGAGGAGTTCATGCTGGTCATGCCGGGCTCGCCGTCCGAAAACGCGCTGGCCTTCGCCGGGCACCTGCTGGCATTTGCCCGCGCGGCGCAGCCCCTGCCCGATCGGCCGGCCGTGAACTACACCTGCTCGGCCGGCGTCGCCGCCTATCGGCCGGGCGACACCGCCGCCGCTTTATACGGCCGGGCCGACCGCGCCCTCTACCGCGCCAAGGCGGAAGGCCGCGACCGGGCGCTGCTCAGCACCGAGACGCTGTCGGCAACCGGGCGCTCCTGA
- the gyrB gene encoding DNA gyrase subunit B codes for MTDAALSAQPEDYGADSIKVLKGLDAVRKRPGMYIGDTDDGSGLHHMVYEVVDNAIDEALAGHADLVTVTLNADGSVTVSDNGRGIPTDIHSEEGISAAEVIMTQLHAGGKFDQNSYKVSGGLHGVGVSVVNALSVSLKLRIWRGGHEHFMEFRHGDAVAPLAIVGPQGDRRGTEVTFLPSQETFTMVEFDYKTLEHRLRELAFLNSGVRIVLTDARHAEVVREELMYEGGVEAFVRYLDRAKSSVIDKPIMLTSEKDGITVDVALWWNDSYHENVLCFTNNIPQRDGGTHLAGFRAALTRQITGYAESSGISKKEKVSLTGDDCREGLTAIVSVKVPDPKFSSQTKDKLVSSEVRPVVENVVNQALSEWLEEHPNEAKTIVGKVAEAAAAREAARKARDLTRRKGALDIASLPGKLADCQERDPAKSELFIVEGDSAGGSAKQGRAREYQAVLPLRGKILNVERARFDKMLSSDQVGTLITALGAGIGRAEAEQGGFNLAKLRYHKIIIMTDADVDGAHIRTLLLTFFYRQMPELIDAGHLFIAQPPLYKATRGKSHVYLKDERALEEYLVDSTVDGATFRTGDGIERGGADLRTLIEEARNVRNALSQLHSRYDRRVVEQMAIAGVLHPVSEENEAQANEAAAYVARRLDAISDELERGWEGKVSEGGFVFSRMVRGVKQAATIDAGLLASAEARKLDAAATSLQEAYAKPGTLARKGDSFTINGPSDLFDAVSTIGRKGVALQRYKGLGEMNPDQLWETTLDRDVRSLLRVKNDQNDEADDLFVKLMGDVVEPRREFIQTNALNATVDI; via the coding sequence ATGACCGATGCCGCGCTCAGCGCCCAGCCCGAAGACTACGGCGCCGATTCCATCAAGGTTCTCAAGGGATTGGACGCGGTCCGCAAGCGGCCCGGCATGTATATCGGCGACACCGACGACGGTTCCGGCCTGCATCACATGGTCTATGAGGTCGTCGACAACGCCATCGACGAGGCGCTCGCCGGCCACGCCGACCTCGTCACGGTGACGTTGAACGCCGACGGATCGGTCACGGTCAGCGACAACGGCCGCGGCATCCCGACGGATATCCACAGCGAGGAAGGCATCTCGGCGGCCGAGGTCATCATGACCCAGCTCCATGCCGGCGGTAAGTTCGACCAGAACTCCTACAAGGTCTCGGGCGGCCTGCACGGCGTCGGCGTGTCGGTCGTCAACGCGCTTTCGGTCTCGCTCAAGCTGCGCATCTGGCGCGGCGGCCACGAGCATTTCATGGAATTCCGCCATGGCGACGCGGTCGCGCCGCTCGCCATCGTCGGCCCGCAGGGCGACAGGCGCGGCACCGAGGTGACCTTCCTGCCCTCGCAGGAGACCTTCACCATGGTGGAGTTCGACTACAAGACGCTGGAACATCGCCTGCGCGAGCTCGCCTTCCTGAATTCGGGCGTACGCATCGTCCTGACCGACGCCCGCCATGCCGAGGTCGTGCGCGAGGAACTGATGTACGAGGGCGGCGTCGAGGCCTTCGTGCGCTATCTCGACCGCGCCAAGTCGTCGGTGATCGACAAGCCGATCATGCTGACCTCGGAGAAGGACGGCATCACCGTCGATGTCGCGCTGTGGTGGAACGACAGCTACCACGAGAACGTGCTCTGCTTCACCAACAACATCCCGCAGCGCGACGGCGGCACCCATCTCGCCGGCTTCCGAGCCGCGCTGACGCGCCAGATCACCGGCTATGCCGAAAGCTCGGGCATCTCCAAGAAGGAGAAGGTCTCGCTCACCGGCGACGATTGCCGTGAGGGCCTGACCGCGATCGTCTCGGTCAAGGTTCCCGACCCGAAATTCTCTTCGCAGACCAAGGACAAGCTGGTCTCGTCCGAGGTCCGCCCGGTCGTCGAGAACGTCGTCAACCAGGCGCTCTCGGAATGGCTGGAAGAGCACCCGAACGAAGCCAAGACCATCGTCGGCAAGGTGGCGGAAGCCGCCGCCGCCCGCGAGGCTGCCCGCAAGGCACGCGACCTCACCCGCCGCAAGGGCGCGCTCGACATCGCGTCCCTTCCGGGCAAGCTGGCCGACTGCCAGGAGCGCGATCCCGCCAAGTCCGAGCTCTTCATCGTCGAGGGTGATTCGGCCGGCGGCTCCGCCAAGCAGGGCCGCGCCCGCGAGTATCAGGCCGTGCTGCCGCTGCGCGGCAAGATCCTGAACGTCGAGCGCGCGCGCTTCGACAAGATGCTCTCGTCGGATCAGGTCGGCACGCTGATCACGGCGCTGGGCGCCGGCATCGGCCGGGCGGAAGCCGAGCAGGGCGGCTTCAACCTGGCGAAGCTGCGCTACCACAAGATCATCATCATGACCGACGCCGATGTCGACGGCGCCCATATCCGCACGCTGCTGCTGACCTTCTTCTACCGGCAGATGCCGGAGCTGATCGATGCCGGCCATCTCTTCATCGCCCAGCCGCCGCTCTACAAGGCGACGCGCGGCAAGAGCCATGTCTACCTCAAGGACGAGCGGGCGCTGGAGGAGTATCTCGTCGACTCGACCGTGGACGGCGCGACCTTCCGCACCGGCGACGGCATCGAGCGCGGCGGCGCCGACCTGCGCACCCTGATCGAGGAGGCCCGCAACGTCCGCAACGCGCTGTCGCAACTGCATTCGCGGTACGACCGGCGCGTCGTCGAGCAAATGGCGATCGCCGGCGTGCTGCATCCGGTGAGCGAGGAGAACGAGGCACAGGCCAACGAGGCGGCGGCTTATGTCGCGCGCCGTCTCGACGCGATCTCGGACGAGCTCGAACGTGGCTGGGAAGGCAAGGTCTCGGAAGGCGGCTTCGTCTTCTCGCGGATGGTGCGCGGCGTGAAGCAGGCCGCGACGATCGATGCCGGCCTGCTCGCCAGCGCGGAAGCCCGCAAGCTCGATGCCGCGGCCACCTCGCTGCAGGAGGCCTATGCCAAGCCCGGCACGCTCGCCCGCAAGGGCGATTCCTTCACGATTAATGGGCCGAGCGACCTGTTCGACGCCGTCTCGACCATCGGTCGCAAGGGCGTCGCGCTACAGCGCTACAAAGGCCTGGGCGAGATGAACCCGGACCAACTCTGGGAAACCACGCTCGACCGCGACGTGCGCTCGCTGCTGCGTGTCAAGAACGACCAGAACGACGAGGCCGACGATCTCTTCGTCAAGCTGATGGGCGACGTCGTCGAGCCGCGGCGCGAGTTCATCCAGACCAACGCACTCAACGCGACCGTCGACATCTGA
- a CDS encoding hypothetical protein (Evidence 5 : Unknown function), which yields MAMSLRLETRALSAHAPKLRRKWCPGTLLSTPRACLCAGCHNYLQQAASLLPESIFQHN from the coding sequence TTGGCGATGAGCCTCCGCCTTGAAACGCGGGCTTTGAGTGCTCACGCCCCGAAGTTGCGCCGGAAGTGGTGCCCGGGAACTCTTCTGTCGACCCCTCGGGCTTGTCTCTGCGCCGGATGCCACAACTATCTCCAACAGGCTGCGTCACTGCTCCCCGAGTCGATCTTCCAGCACAATTGA
- a CDS encoding hypothetical protein (Evidence 5 : Unknown function): protein MSTQSPRFKAEAHRQALAVTKSDLASADQAFIDAISDYACLERDS, encoded by the coding sequence GTGAGCACTCAAAGCCCGCGTTTCAAGGCGGAGGCTCATCGCCAAGCCCTCGCGGTGACGAAATCCGATCTTGCGAGTGCGGATCAGGCGTTTATCGATGCCATTTCCGACTACGCCTGCCTGGAAAGGGATTCTTGA
- a CDS encoding hypothetical protein (Evidence 5 : Unknown function): protein MTTARSIFVPSNRAGWAAMPQLDSTSANSAIEGSYANFWWPSRTQEIHPPMLVAR from the coding sequence GTGACGACCGCTCGGTCAATTTTCGTTCCATCCAATAGGGCTGGCTGGGCAGCCATGCCGCAGCTTGATAGCACTTCTGCCAACAGCGCGATCGAAGGTTCCTATGCGAATTTTTGGTGGCCGTCTCGCACCCAAGAGATCCATCCGCCCATGTTGGTTGCCCGGTGA
- a CDS encoding Prevent-host-death family protein has product MPVPQFSVREAQIQLSELIAKTLAGEDVVITRSSVPVVRLAPIAPRGKRRFGALKGKIAIDERFQDPLPEHERGSWDLA; this is encoded by the coding sequence ATGCCCGTGCCCCAGTTCTCGGTCCGCGAAGCACAAATCCAACTGTCCGAATTGATTGCGAAGACGCTGGCGGGTGAAGACGTGGTCATCACTCGCAGTAGCGTGCCGGTGGTGCGTCTGGCGCCCATTGCGCCACGGGGCAAACGACGCTTTGGTGCGCTCAAGGGCAAGATCGCCATCGACGAGCGCTTCCAGGACCCGCTGCCTGAGCATGAGCGGGGTAGTTGGGACCTCGCCTGA